One window of the Epinephelus moara isolate mb chromosome 24, YSFRI_EMoa_1.0, whole genome shotgun sequence genome contains the following:
- the LOC126386518 gene encoding inhibin beta B chain: MTPSFFVPAFLFLASVLLKGLWVSGSPGCPSCGLPAMEKDEEKRMMIEIAKQQLLDKLHLKERPNITQTVPRAALLTALRKLHSGRVRQDGSLELENTLPTKDQGYEIVSFADINETDSGDAASLTFQFLQERGQSIQVLQSSLWIYARSSEDPNRDSRLSARVFLSAEGGVSGSNRTLVMEKMLEVQQSNWHTFPITRTLQAFLDGGQRRLHLEVSCDEDGKNLCSMDASSDTANQPFLVAQVRLRDDHSKHSLRKRSLRCGDDVSVCCKRDFYIKFKDIQWHDWIIAPEGYHMNYCMGQCPQHLSGSPGIASSFHATVFSQLKVNGINTAASSCCVPTERQPLSMVYFNSQHSIVKTDVPDMIVESCGCT; encoded by the exons ATGACGCCGTCTTTTTTCGTCCCCGCGTTTCTTTTTTTGGCATCCGTGCTGCTGAAGGGTCTCTGGGTCAGTGGCTCCCCGGGATGCCCGTCCTGCGGTTTGCCGGCGATGGAGAAAGACGAAGAGAAAAGGATGATGATAGAAATCGCCAAACAGCAACTTCTGGACAAGCTGCATCTGAAAGAAAGACCAAACATCACTCAGACGGTGCCCCGGGCAGCGCTCCTCACGGCGCTGCGCAAACTACACTCGGGGCGCGTCAGACAGGATGGTAGTCTTGAACTAGAAAACACTTTACCTACCAAAGATCAAGGCTATGAAATAGTGAGCTTTGCTGATATAA ATGAGACAGACAGTGGCGATGCAGCCAGTCTTACCTTCCAGTTTCTGCAGGAACGTGGCCAGAGTATCCAGGTGCTCCAGTCTTCTCTGTGGATCTACGCCCGCTCCTCTGAGGACCCTAATCGAGACTCCCGCCTCTCTGCCCGGGTTTTCCTCTCTGCGGAAGGTGGGGTGTCAGGCTCCAACCGCACCCTGGTGATGGAAAAGATGCTGGAGGTCCAGCAAAGTAACTGGCACACCTTCCCCATCACTCGCACCCTGCAGGCCTTCCTGGATGGGGGCCAGCGCCGGCTGCACCTGGAGGTCAGCTGCGATGAAGATGGGAAGAACCTGTGCTCCATGGACGCCTCTTCCGACACCGCCAACCAGCCCTTCCTTGTGGCCCAGGTGCGTCTCCGTGACGACCACTCCAAACACTCACTCAGGAAGCGCTCATTGCGTTGTGGTGACGATGTGAGTGTTTGCTGCAAGAGAGACTTCTACATCAAGTTCAAGGATATCCAGTGGCACGACTGGATCATTGCACCTGAGGGCTACCACATGAACTACTGCATGGGTCAGTGCCCGCAACATCTGTCAGGCTCCCCGGGCATAGCATCCTCGTTCCATGCCACCGTCTTCAGCCAGCTGAAAGTCAACGGCATCAACACGGCTGCATCTTCATGTTGTGTTCCCACTGAGCGCCAGCCACTCTCCATGGTGTACTTCAACTCCCAACACAGCATCGTCAAAACGGACGTCCCAGATATGATAGTGGAGTCCTGTGGATGTACATAA